From Paenibacillus sp. PK3_47, the proteins below share one genomic window:
- the ruvB gene encoding Holliday junction branch migration DNA helicase RuvB: MDDRIISANLMMDEQAVELSLRPRYLGEYIGQNQVKENLKIYIEAAKMRSEALDHVLLYGPPGLGKTTLANIIANELGVNLRTTSGPAIERPGDLAALLTNLQEGDVLFIDEIHRLHRSVEEVMYPAMEDFALDIMIGKGPSARSVRLDLPPFTLIGATTRAGLLSAPLRDRFGVVSRLEYYTIDELSFIVSRNAELLGIEIVGDAAEEIALRSRGTPRIANRLLKRVRDFAQVRGDGIITPEIAGESLKMLQVDPRGLDSIDHKMLSSMINVFRGGPVGLDTIAATIGEESQTIEDVYEPYLLQIGFLQRTPRGRVVTPAAYQHLGLPFPAQQG; encoded by the coding sequence ATGGATGACCGGATTATATCGGCAAATCTGATGATGGATGAGCAGGCAGTGGAGCTGAGTCTGCGTCCCCGTTATCTGGGCGAATATATCGGACAGAATCAGGTGAAAGAGAACCTTAAGATATATATAGAAGCAGCCAAAATGCGCAGTGAAGCGCTGGATCATGTGCTGCTGTACGGGCCTCCGGGCCTTGGCAAAACGACGCTGGCGAATATCATCGCCAATGAGCTGGGCGTGAATCTGCGCACGACGTCAGGGCCGGCGATCGAGCGGCCGGGGGATCTGGCGGCGCTCCTGACCAACCTGCAGGAGGGCGATGTGCTCTTCATTGATGAGATCCACCGCCTGCACCGGTCGGTCGAGGAGGTCATGTATCCGGCGATGGAGGACTTCGCGCTGGATATCATGATCGGCAAAGGGCCAAGTGCGCGTTCGGTGCGCCTGGACCTGCCGCCGTTTACGCTGATCGGGGCGACTACGCGCGCCGGACTGTTGTCCGCGCCGCTTCGCGACCGCTTCGGGGTAGTCAGCCGGCTGGAGTACTACACCATCGATGAACTGAGCTTCATCGTGTCCCGCAATGCCGAGCTGCTCGGCATCGAAATTGTGGGCGATGCTGCGGAAGAGATCGCCCTGCGCTCACGCGGGACCCCGCGGATCGCGAACCGGCTGCTGAAGCGGGTACGTGATTTTGCACAGGTCCGCGGCGACGGCATCATTACGCCGGAGATTGCTGGCGAATCGCTGAAAATGCTGCAGGTCGATCCGCGCGGGCTGGACAGCATCGACCATAAGATGCTGTCGTCGATGATTAATGTGTTCCGGGGAGGTCCGGTCGGCCTGGACACGATTGCCGCCACGATCGGCGAAGAGAGCCAGACGATTGAGGATGTATACGAGCCGTATCTGCTGCAGATCGGGTTTCTGCAGCGGACCCCGCGGGGAAGAGTGGTAACTCCGGCGGCCTATCAGCATCTGGGCCTGCCGTTCCCGGCGCAGCAGGGGTAA
- the ruvA gene encoding Holliday junction branch migration protein RuvA encodes MIDYLRGPVVYLESEYVVVDIQGIGYRVFCPNPYAFAKTEGPVTIYIHYQTREDATLLFGFPTREEQKLFRKLIEVSGIGPRVALGILTGGTPDQLISAIYQENITFLTKLPGIGKKTAQRMILDLRDKLDGLSAASMQTGLFAVPLDEQNNALPWEEARDGLKALGYTEAELDRVWLTMKKEGSDKGTVDVLMKKALGLLFVAK; translated from the coding sequence ATGATAGATTATTTAAGAGGACCTGTCGTTTATTTGGAGTCAGAATACGTGGTGGTCGATATTCAAGGCATCGGTTACCGGGTATTCTGCCCGAACCCGTATGCTTTTGCCAAAACAGAAGGTCCTGTGACCATATATATTCATTATCAGACGCGTGAGGATGCCACGCTCCTGTTCGGATTCCCGACAAGGGAAGAGCAGAAGCTGTTCCGCAAGCTGATCGAGGTATCCGGTATCGGCCCGCGTGTGGCGCTTGGCATTCTGACCGGCGGAACACCAGACCAGCTGATCTCGGCGATTTACCAGGAGAATATCACTTTCCTGACCAAGCTGCCGGGCATCGGCAAGAAGACAGCCCAGCGGATGATTCTGGATCTGCGCGACAAGCTCGACGGGCTGAGCGCGGCTTCGATGCAGACAGGCCTGTTCGCAGTGCCGCTGGATGAACAGAACAATGCCCTGCCGTGGGAAGAAGCAAGAGACGGACTGAAGGCACTGGGCTATACCGAAGCAGAGCTTGACCGTGTATGGCTTACGATGAAGAAAGAAGGCTCGGACAAAGGAACTGTCGATGTGCTGATGAAGAAGGCGCTGGGGCTACTCTTTGTAGCCAAGTAA
- the ruvC gene encoding crossover junction endodeoxyribonuclease RuvC, translating into MRILGIDPGLAIVGFGFIDKEGNKLTPVQYGSIQTEAHTPEEDRLLHVYEGMVQLLDRYKPDAVAIEKLFFARNVTTALPVAQARGVLILAAVQRGLPVSEYTPMMVKQAVVGYGKAEKKQVQEMVKLLLKLSAVPKPDDVADALAVAVCHAHSVSLNSKLNEVLRK; encoded by the coding sequence TTGCGCATCTTGGGCATTGACCCGGGGCTGGCGATTGTCGGCTTCGGCTTCATTGATAAGGAAGGAAACAAATTGACACCGGTTCAGTACGGCAGCATTCAGACCGAGGCGCATACGCCTGAGGAAGACCGGCTGCTGCATGTTTATGAAGGTATGGTACAGCTGCTGGACAGGTATAAACCGGATGCTGTTGCTATAGAGAAATTGTTTTTCGCCCGGAATGTGACTACAGCCCTGCCGGTGGCGCAGGCACGCGGAGTGCTGATTCTGGCCGCTGTGCAGCGTGGCCTGCCTGTCTCTGAATATACGCCAATGATGGTGAAGCAGGCTGTGGTAGGGTACGGGAAGGCAGAGAAGAAGCAGGTGCAGGAGATGGTGAAGCTGCTGCTGAAGCTGTCCGCTGTCCCCAAGCCGGATGATGTGGCGGATGCCCTGGCAGTGGCGGTATGCCATGCCCATTCCGTAAGTTTGAATTCTAAATTAAATGAGGTATTGCGAAAATGA
- a CDS encoding BofC C-terminal domain-containing protein, giving the protein MKKQLWRRWRRWRKALWVGAACLLVTILAWRGMQLKKEISGLLDNPAMNVSSALNEWQDLDNHPDADGSVAAVAAVYSQSGGSGEDGNSGIDHRELLEAVSKEGIDRRVHLKTIYVSGEEVQSLPGVKSPLQLKELITGHPEWYGWLSGEGDLWLERRVNDLSPLTKREAYIGVDEQGNLTLFKGPPAGEKVLKTFFQMDMGSMKSALPEEIWKQLHDGIRVQDIEEYNSVLSTFSDYARDSAEQAMQSEQ; this is encoded by the coding sequence TTGAAAAAACAGCTGTGGCGGCGGTGGAGACGCTGGAGAAAAGCGCTCTGGGTGGGAGCGGCATGTTTGCTTGTGACGATACTGGCCTGGCGCGGGATGCAGTTAAAGAAAGAGATCAGCGGGCTGCTGGACAATCCGGCCATGAATGTAAGCAGCGCATTAAACGAATGGCAGGACCTGGACAATCACCCGGATGCGGACGGCAGTGTAGCTGCGGTAGCTGCAGTGTACAGCCAGTCCGGGGGCAGCGGTGAAGACGGTAATTCCGGCATAGACCATAGGGAGCTGCTGGAGGCCGTCAGTAAAGAGGGGATTGACCGGAGGGTACATCTCAAGACGATTTATGTCAGCGGCGAGGAAGTGCAGAGTCTGCCCGGTGTGAAAAGTCCTTTACAGCTCAAGGAGCTGATTACAGGTCATCCCGAATGGTACGGCTGGCTTAGCGGGGAAGGCGATCTGTGGCTGGAGCGCAGAGTCAATGATTTATCGCCGCTGACCAAAAGGGAGGCCTATATCGGGGTGGACGAGCAGGGAAATCTGACTTTGTTCAAAGGGCCCCCGGCCGGCGAGAAGGTGCTCAAGACTTTTTTTCAAATGGATATGGGATCAATGAAGTCCGCCCTGCCGGAGGAAATCTGGAAGCAGCTGCATGACGGCATCCGTGTGCAGGATATCGAGGAGTATAACAGCGTACTGTCTACCTTCAGCGATTATGCGCGGGATTCGGCAGAACAGGCTATGCAGAGTGAACAATAA
- the fabV gene encoding enoyl-ACP reductase FabV — protein sequence MIIQPKTRGFICTTAHPEGCAKQVEQQINYVKAQKKLSGPVNVLVVGASTGYGLASRITAAFGAGANTIGVFFDKAAEGSRTASAGWYNSAALEKVAAEQGLKSFSIVGDAFSNEIKTKTIDLIKAEFGTVDLIVYSVASPRRTHPVTGETFSSVIKPVGSAYTNKTMNFHSGEVSTVTIEPATEDEVRQTIAVMGGEDWGMWIDQLQEAGVLAEGATTVAYSYIGPEVTHPIYKDGTIGQAKNDLEKTAIALNEKLGAAGGRAFVSVNKALVTQSSSAIPVVPLYISALYRVMKDKELHENCIQQMYRLFAEHLYNGGEAAADGSHLIRIDDWEMREDVQAEVMKRWSAIETGNVPELADLPGYQEDFFNLFGFRTEGVDYEADTDPAVDIPNLV from the coding sequence ATGATCATTCAGCCCAAAACCCGCGGCTTTATCTGCACAACCGCCCATCCTGAGGGATGCGCCAAGCAGGTGGAGCAGCAAATCAACTATGTAAAAGCACAGAAAAAACTGAGCGGACCTGTGAATGTGCTCGTTGTCGGCGCCTCTACCGGATACGGACTGGCTTCCCGCATTACCGCCGCTTTCGGCGCAGGTGCCAACACGATCGGCGTATTCTTCGACAAAGCTGCAGAAGGCTCGCGTACAGCATCCGCCGGATGGTACAACTCGGCTGCGCTGGAGAAGGTCGCTGCAGAGCAGGGCCTGAAATCCTTCAGCATTGTGGGAGACGCTTTTTCTAACGAGATCAAGACCAAAACCATCGATCTGATCAAAGCCGAATTCGGCACCGTTGACCTCATCGTATACAGCGTAGCTTCTCCTCGCCGTACCCACCCGGTTACCGGAGAGACCTTCTCCTCCGTAATCAAGCCTGTCGGCAGCGCTTATACGAACAAAACGATGAACTTCCATTCCGGTGAAGTGTCCACAGTGACCATTGAGCCTGCGACTGAAGATGAAGTCCGCCAGACCATCGCCGTTATGGGCGGTGAGGACTGGGGCATGTGGATCGACCAGCTTCAGGAAGCGGGAGTTCTTGCCGAAGGAGCAACGACGGTGGCGTATTCTTATATCGGACCGGAAGTGACCCACCCGATTTATAAGGACGGAACCATCGGCCAGGCCAAAAATGATCTGGAGAAAACAGCCATCGCGCTGAATGAAAAGCTGGGTGCAGCGGGCGGACGTGCTTTTGTATCCGTCAATAAAGCGCTCGTAACCCAATCCAGCTCGGCCATTCCTGTCGTGCCGCTATATATTTCCGCCCTGTACAGAGTTATGAAGGACAAAGAACTGCATGAGAACTGCATCCAGCAGATGTACCGCCTGTTCGCCGAGCACCTGTATAACGGCGGCGAAGCCGCTGCTGACGGCAGCCATCTGATCCGGATCGACGACTGGGAAATGCGCGAGGATGTGCAGGCTGAAGTCATGAAGCGCTGGAGCGCCATCGAGACCGGCAATGTGCCTGAACTCGCCGACCTTCCGGGCTACCAGGAGGATTTCTTCAACCTGTTCGGCTTCCGCACCGAAGGTGTAGATTATGAAGCAGACACCGACCCTGCAGTGGATATTCCTAATCTGGTTTAA
- a CDS encoding MFS transporter, which translates to MRFILGSAHHPVIPTAKLINKNNIAVLLTYIFSSLAVYIFDIGIIVELYKISGSSIAVGGFFILQFIPSLLLTPVAGALIDRWNQKYILFSVNLVRAAAVALLLFNLSIETIYAVAVILGVCDEISSSTLSSIIPQITDRNNISRLNSVFSAVDSVNMIFGPAVAGLFIALAGTTGSISAVLIAFIMSAILITIVKYVPGRKTAEASTKFTEEVKEGLKVVTTNPLVKGITLIWGLLLIAVGATGPLVIILLSEYLHLPSESYGWTMTFEGVGLVIGSFFIMRQKNTFSSYGLILFGMCALGLALTLAAFSNSLYIILLAYLIMGLGAASAPNGIRTTLQTKLPKEILGRVFASTRFVVNSLRTLSIALASILSNIISLRLIFVFAAILMLTGALLSQRLKVNEVGLKEQDL; encoded by the coding sequence TTGAGGTTTATTTTGGGAAGCGCGCATCATCCCGTTATACCAACTGCTAAATTAATTAACAAGAATAATATAGCTGTGCTTCTGACATACATATTCTCCTCATTGGCTGTTTATATATTCGACATAGGTATAATTGTAGAACTGTATAAAATTTCAGGATCGTCTATAGCTGTAGGCGGATTTTTTATTTTGCAGTTTATACCTTCTTTATTGTTGACGCCTGTTGCAGGAGCTTTGATTGACCGCTGGAATCAAAAATATATCTTATTTTCGGTAAACCTTGTCCGGGCTGCGGCGGTTGCTTTACTTTTATTTAATCTGTCGATTGAAACGATCTATGCGGTAGCGGTTATCCTTGGGGTGTGTGATGAGATCAGTTCCTCGACGTTAAGTTCTATCATTCCGCAAATAACAGACAGGAATAATATATCAAGGTTAAATTCGGTTTTTTCAGCTGTAGATTCAGTAAATATGATTTTTGGACCTGCTGTTGCGGGTCTCTTTATAGCACTTGCCGGGACAACAGGGAGTATCTCTGCGGTTTTGATTGCATTCATTATGTCGGCTATCCTAATAACGATTGTAAAGTATGTTCCGGGCAGAAAAACAGCTGAAGCCAGTACAAAGTTCACAGAAGAAGTTAAAGAAGGATTAAAGGTGGTTACAACCAATCCTCTTGTGAAAGGAATAACTCTGATATGGGGGTTGTTGTTAATTGCAGTAGGTGCCACAGGTCCTTTGGTTATTATACTTTTGAGTGAATATTTGCATTTACCTTCGGAAAGCTACGGATGGACAATGACTTTCGAGGGGGTAGGTCTTGTTATTGGCTCTTTTTTTATTATGCGGCAAAAGAATACTTTCTCAAGTTATGGACTGATTTTATTTGGAATGTGTGCGCTAGGGCTGGCATTAACTTTGGCTGCCTTCAGCAATAGCTTGTACATCATATTACTGGCTTATCTGATCATGGGACTAGGAGCTGCTTCAGCGCCCAATGGAATAAGGACTACACTGCAGACAAAGCTTCCAAAAGAGATCCTTGGACGTGTATTTGCATCCACTAGATTTGTTGTGAATTCACTTCGGACTTTATCCATTGCGTTAGCAAGTATACTTTCAAACATTATTAGCTTGAGGCTCATATTTGTTTTTGCTGCGATCCTGATGTTAACCGGAGCATTATTATCACAGAGATTAAAAGTAAATGAAGTCGGGCTAAAGGAACAAGATCTCTGA
- a CDS encoding ABC transporter permease: protein MTFRQFAFRNVTRNKRLYTAYFLSSMFTVMVFFTFSIFAFHPMLGLEQTNSSTMVALSVSRWIIYIFSFFFVLYSMSAFLQSRKKEFGLMILHGMTTGQLRKMIFLENMIIGCSATLSGLGLGLVFAKGILLAGENVLALQDHLQFYFPLQAILLTLVSFLLLFVLISLFISAVLRSGSLITLIKSDRQPKKEPKASLLLSLLVVILIGISYFLSLQAEGLEAVILLAPVVIMVTMGTYLLFTQLSVYVIRKLKGQERFFWYRTNMLLFSDLSYRMKDNARSFFLVAIISTVSFCAIGALYGFQSMMFGSLPKENPYLFTYLAMEDDRMEQEHVQLINGSIREAGITAVPAEVKISYYRTAAGDDIIPLVSQSEYNRLAELMDYRAIELTEGKAAVVDYGLSNAGGKLLNKPVQLQTGAVVEADQAVLSPVVNGVSGYLVVSDELLDQLRDPDRVNHYYSWHGPPGQEGAESAGGKLLNKLPYSEAYVFDPMEYQINRTKETFGPMMFIGFFIGIVFFVSAGSFLYFRLYSDLDEDKQKFRAISKLGLSEQELGRILNRQISLLFFAPITVALIHGAVALATLSHMFQYSLLRESALVLGLFFIIQLMYYFVVRVFYTRQIRSAVAG from the coding sequence ATGACGTTCCGTCAATTCGCATTCCGTAATGTCACCCGCAACAAACGCCTTTACACCGCTTATTTTTTGAGCAGCATGTTCACGGTAATGGTGTTCTTTACGTTCTCTATCTTTGCCTTTCATCCGATGCTCGGCCTGGAGCAGACGAATTCAAGCACAATGGTAGCCCTGTCCGTTTCGCGGTGGATTATTTACATATTCTCCTTTTTCTTTGTACTGTACTCCATGAGCGCATTTCTGCAGTCACGCAAAAAGGAATTCGGCCTTATGATTCTGCATGGCATGACCACCGGTCAGCTGCGGAAGATGATTTTTCTGGAAAATATGATCATTGGCTGCAGTGCCACCTTGAGCGGTCTTGGTCTCGGACTGGTGTTTGCAAAAGGGATACTGCTGGCCGGGGAAAATGTGCTTGCGCTCCAAGATCACCTGCAGTTCTATTTCCCGCTGCAGGCCATTCTGCTTACACTGGTGTCCTTTCTGCTGTTATTTGTGCTGATCTCCCTGTTTATTTCAGCCGTTCTGCGCAGCGGCAGCCTGATTACCCTGATCAAGTCTGACCGTCAGCCCAAAAAGGAGCCGAAAGCCTCACTTCTGCTGTCCCTGCTGGTGGTGATCTTAATCGGCATCAGCTACTTCCTGTCTTTGCAGGCGGAAGGCCTGGAAGCCGTCATCCTGCTTGCGCCTGTCGTAATCATGGTCACGATGGGAACTTATCTGCTGTTTACACAGCTCAGTGTGTATGTCATCCGGAAGCTCAAGGGACAGGAGCGGTTTTTCTGGTACAGGACAAATATGCTGCTGTTCTCCGACCTCTCTTACCGGATGAAGGATAATGCGCGGTCATTTTTTCTGGTTGCCATTATTTCTACGGTATCCTTTTGCGCCATCGGAGCGCTGTACGGATTTCAGTCCATGATGTTCGGTTCGCTTCCTAAGGAGAACCCGTATCTGTTCACCTATCTGGCTATGGAAGACGACCGTATGGAACAGGAGCATGTGCAGCTGATTAACGGGAGCATCAGGGAGGCGGGAATAACAGCCGTGCCGGCTGAAGTTAAGATTAGTTACTACCGGACTGCGGCCGGGGACGACATCATTCCCTTGGTAAGCCAAAGCGAATATAACCGTCTGGCGGAGCTGATGGATTACCGGGCAATAGAATTGACGGAAGGCAAAGCAGCGGTTGTTGATTACGGTCTGTCGAATGCAGGCGGAAAGCTGCTGAACAAGCCTGTACAGCTGCAGACGGGTGCAGTGGTGGAAGCAGATCAAGCCGTCCTCTCCCCGGTAGTCAATGGTGTCAGCGGTTATCTTGTAGTCAGCGATGAACTGCTGGACCAGCTCAGAGATCCGGACCGTGTGAATCATTATTATTCCTGGCACGGACCGCCCGGACAGGAGGGGGCTGAGAGCGCAGGCGGAAAGCTGCTGAACAAGCTGCCTTATTCCGAAGCTTACGTATTCGATCCGATGGAGTATCAGATCAACAGAACCAAAGAGACCTTCGGGCCCATGATGTTCATCGGCTTCTTTATCGGGATTGTATTCTTTGTGTCAGCAGGCAGCTTTCTGTATTTCAGGCTGTACAGCGACCTTGATGAGGATAAGCAGAAATTCAGGGCAATCTCCAAGCTTGGACTCAGTGAGCAAGAGCTTGGCCGGATCCTGAACCGCCAGATCAGCCTGCTGTTCTTCGCACCCATCACAGTGGCACTTATCCATGGCGCTGTGGCGCTGGCTACCTTGTCCCACATGTTCCAGTATTCATTGCTCCGGGAATCTGCCCTGGTGCTCGGCCTGTTCTTTATCATTCAGCTGATGTATTACTTTGTAGTCCGCGTGTTCTATACAAGACAGATCCGGTCGGCGGTGGCCGGTTGA
- a CDS encoding ABC transporter ATP-binding protein, producing MLEVRQVSKIYEGNVAYRALTDIDLTIAEGEFVGIMGPSGSGKTTLLNLIATVDGPTTGEIIIGGKNIGRLGKNDLAVFRRRELGFVFQDFNLLNTLTVEENIVLPLTLDGTSVRDMKQRAQAVAGKLGISSIMAKRTYEISGGQAQRTAIARAMIHSPKLLLADEPTGNLDSKAAKDVMDMLVSINQENRTTMMLVTHDAVAASYCHRVVFIKDGRFYTEIHRGDNRQSFFQKIIDTLSLLGGYGNDVPSIRIP from the coding sequence ATGCTGGAAGTTAGACAGGTCAGCAAAATATATGAAGGAAATGTCGCGTACCGGGCGTTGACGGACATTGATCTGACTATCGCTGAGGGAGAGTTTGTAGGCATTATGGGACCTTCCGGAAGCGGAAAAACAACCCTGCTGAACCTGATCGCCACAGTCGACGGTCCTACGACCGGCGAAATTATCATCGGCGGCAAAAACATAGGCCGTCTGGGCAAAAATGATCTGGCAGTGTTCCGCCGGCGTGAGCTCGGGTTTGTGTTTCAGGACTTCAATCTGCTCAATACGCTGACTGTGGAGGAAAATATCGTGCTGCCGCTGACGCTCGACGGAACTTCAGTCCGGGATATGAAACAGAGGGCCCAGGCTGTTGCCGGTAAGCTGGGGATCTCCTCAATTATGGCCAAACGTACCTATGAGATCTCAGGGGGGCAGGCCCAGCGGACGGCCATTGCCAGAGCAATGATCCACTCCCCCAAGCTGCTGCTTGCAGACGAGCCTACAGGCAACCTGGATTCCAAAGCGGCCAAGGATGTTATGGATATGCTGGTGAGCATCAACCAGGAGAACCGGACCACAATGATGCTGGTCACTCATGATGCAGTGGCGGCAAGCTACTGTCACCGGGTGGTGTTCATTAAGGACGGGAGATTCTATACGGAAATTCACCGCGGCGATAACCGCCAGAGCTTTTTCCAGAAGATTATTGATACACTCTCGCTGCTGGGGGGATACGGCAATGACGTTCCGTCAATTCGCATTCCGTAA
- a CDS encoding sensor histidine kinase, whose amino-acid sequence MKLFIREHLLLIAVQIIQFGAMLSIYWLDGYRHLSTALYSVFIGFFFLGCYLVYQFVSRRRYYLRLSRPLETLDEAYQRIGNAPVSKALEELLHTHYRHSMQQLTAVTKQQEQHLTFIDQWVHQMKTPLSVIELTVQNIDEPEFASIREELERMRSGLHTVLYMARLRAFEKDFNIKQVVLPQLIHEVIHDHKRQLIRNRIFPEVQAMNPSISVQSDEKWLFFMLSQIMNNAVKYSAGKASGDKKIWIACYLHDNTAVVEVRDQGIGIQASDLKRVFDPFFTGENGRGLRESTGMGLYLTKEAADRLGHRIELESAAGEGTAVRLIFAANA is encoded by the coding sequence ATGAAGCTGTTTATCCGGGAGCACCTGCTGCTGATTGCCGTTCAAATCATCCAGTTTGGCGCCATGCTGTCCATTTACTGGCTCGACGGGTACCGTCATCTTTCAACTGCACTGTATTCGGTTTTTATAGGGTTTTTCTTTCTAGGCTGTTATCTGGTCTACCAGTTCGTGAGCCGGCGCCGCTATTATCTCAGGCTGAGCAGGCCGCTGGAAACGCTGGACGAAGCTTATCAGAGAATCGGGAATGCCCCTGTGTCCAAAGCGCTTGAAGAGCTGCTGCATACCCACTACCGCCATTCCATGCAGCAGCTGACAGCCGTCACCAAACAGCAGGAGCAGCACCTGACCTTTATCGATCAATGGGTCCACCAGATGAAGACGCCGCTGTCCGTCATTGAGCTTACGGTGCAAAACATAGATGAGCCTGAATTCGCAAGTATCCGTGAGGAGCTGGAGCGCATGCGCAGCGGTCTGCACACGGTATTGTACATGGCGAGGCTGCGGGCATTCGAGAAGGATTTTAATATCAAACAGGTCGTTCTCCCGCAGCTTATCCATGAAGTGATACATGATCACAAGCGGCAATTGATCCGCAACCGGATTTTTCCCGAGGTGCAGGCGATGAACCCTTCCATTTCCGTCCAGAGTGATGAAAAGTGGCTGTTCTTCATGCTGTCGCAAATCATGAACAATGCGGTCAAATATTCAGCAGGCAAAGCCTCCGGAGACAAAAAAATATGGATTGCCTGTTATTTGCATGATAATACGGCGGTTGTAGAGGTCAGGGATCAGGGGATAGGGATACAGGCGTCAGATCTCAAGCGGGTGTTTGATCCCTTTTTTACCGGTGAGAACGGGCGTGGACTGCGGGAATCTACCGGAATGGGACTGTATTTGACGAAGGAGGCGGCTGACCGTCTCGGTCACCGGATTGAGCTTGAATCGGCAGCTGGTGAGGGAACTGCGGTCCGGCTGATTTTTGCAGCGAATGCCTAG
- a CDS encoding response regulator transcription factor translates to MSKIMIVEDDPKIAELLQSAVAKYGYTAVLVEDFQQVLEEFLQVKPELVLLDVNLPSYDGYYWCRQIRRVSTCPILFISAREGEMDQIMALENGGDDYITKPFHSGVVLAKIHSHLRRAYGEYAAVRPETVVEQDGLTLYPERLELQLRQSVVTLTQKESDIIESLMERYPRVASREALLEKLWDPQAFVDENTLNVNITRVRKKLQELGIEEAVLTVRGTGYKLNVTWGEHSG, encoded by the coding sequence ATGTCCAAAATTATGATTGTCGAGGATGATCCGAAAATTGCGGAGCTCCTGCAGTCAGCTGTTGCAAAGTACGGGTACACGGCGGTCCTGGTGGAGGATTTTCAGCAGGTGCTGGAGGAATTCCTGCAGGTGAAGCCGGAGCTCGTGCTGCTTGATGTGAATCTCCCGAGTTATGACGGTTATTACTGGTGCCGCCAGATCCGCCGGGTATCCACCTGTCCCATTCTGTTTATCTCGGCGCGTGAGGGGGAAATGGACCAGATTATGGCGCTTGAGAACGGCGGCGATGATTATATTACCAAACCGTTTCATTCCGGGGTGGTGCTGGCCAAAATTCACAGCCATCTCCGCCGCGCCTACGGGGAGTATGCTGCAGTACGTCCGGAAACGGTAGTGGAGCAGGACGGGCTTACGCTGTATCCTGAAAGGCTGGAGCTGCAGCTTCGGCAATCGGTAGTGACCCTGACCCAAAAGGAATCGGATATTATAGAGAGCCTGATGGAGCGTTATCCGAGGGTGGCCAGCAGGGAAGCCCTGCTGGAGAAGCTGTGGGATCCGCAGGCTTTTGTAGATGAGAACACACTTAACGTAAATATCACCCGGGTCCGCAAAAAGCTCCAGGAGCTTGGCATTGAAGAAGCCGTGCTGACCGTCAGGGGGACAGGCTACAAGCTGAATGTCACCTGGGGAGAGCACAGCGGATGA